Genomic segment of Triticum aestivum cultivar Chinese Spring chromosome 6A, IWGSC CS RefSeq v2.1, whole genome shotgun sequence:
TTTTTTTCATAGGCCAATAGCGGCAAACTTGAGAATCTGTATTCAAATATACCCCCTATATTTAGGAATATATGACATTTTGGTAGTTCAAATTGAACTACCAAAGCGTTGTATATTTAGGAGCGGAGGGAGTACATTCTACTGGCTAGTAGTACGACCTGCCACATGCACATTAGTAACAATATACGTCCAAAAGGATTGCAACAACAACACCCGCTTACTCAACAACTATCACTGTAGAGTATTGGCGGCTTTTCTTTGTTCGTCGTTATATATCACTGCATGAAGAGATCATCACACCCAAGATCCTCGCCGTCTAGCTCTGGTTTGGATGCTTGCCACCAACACCGTCAAAGGGCATTGCGAAATTGTGCATACAAAAGCACGAATCTTTCTAGCATACTATGCTATCGTTACCACAAATACAACGACCAACCGGGACTACACCAAGAACACAGAACTCAACTGCGGATTAGCAACCAACATCGTGGGATAAACTTTGGCATGCACAGCTAATAGTCAACTGAAATCAAGAGGCGGCACCATGCACCATACGAGAGGTAGATGCCATCTCCGTGACACTTGTAGGTGCAACATAAAATCCCTCCCAACACAGCTGAAATTCGCACCCAACATGAGCAACGAAGGCGGAGAATCGGAGAGAATGGACCAGGGTTGATCGAGGATGAACTCGTGGAGCAGAACTATGCCACATCACGCCGCCCAACCCAAACCCAAGGAGAGAAATGGCATCCACGGGCGTTGTCAATACAACAACACATTAGCACTACAACATTGCAACACCGTTGAAATATTTTGATTGACCCCATGACAAGTTGTAACTGTACGTAAGCTGTGACATTTCCGAATGCAGAATGACATGCAACATTCTTTTCATAGGCCAGCAACAGCAAACTTCATAATCTGTGTTCAAATATACGATCTCCTGTCTAGTAGTACGACCGGGCACATGCACGTTAGCAGCAATATATATCAGCACTACATGATACAGTAGTATGTTTTCGTAAAGCGAAGCACCAACAGACCTAGCACTACTCTGCCAGTCTTGTGTTCTAGTAATCCATTGGCTCAGTTATTTCTGCGTCAAAATATATACTTATGCCCGTAATTTGCGCGCGCCTAAGCAGCGTGCACTCCGAAGAGCTTAAGCGCCCCGAAGGTGGTGGCCATGGCGAGCCACCCTCCCACGAGCACCCGGGCCCCGGACCGCACCGCGCTGGCGCCGCCCAGGTACGCGCCCAGCACGCCGAAGCCGGCGAGCCCGACGCTGCTCGCCGTGCACACGGCCGCCACCCTGCCCGCCCACGCCCGCACGAACCCGCCGCTCAGAAGCGGCAGCGCGCCGCCCGCGGCGAACGCCAGGGCCGACGCCCCCGCCGCCAGCGTCGGGCTCGGCAGGTTGCTCCTGTCGCCGCTGCCTCCGTCGCCGTCCTGGCCGCGGCGGGTGCGCTTGATCTGGGCCACCTCGATGTCGTACTGCGCGTAGACGGACACGTACTCGCCGATGGCCATGCTGCAGGCGCCGGACACGAGCCCCGCGACGCCCGACACGAGCATCGCGCGCCTGGACTCGTTGACGGCGCCGACGCCGATCATGAGGGAGGCCACGCTGACGAGGCCGTCGTTGGCGCCCAGGACGGCCGCGCGGAGCCACTGCGCGCGCGCTGCGTAGttgacgccgtcgccgcccgggcTGCCGCCACCCGCCTCCACGTCGGCCGCCGCAGGGCTGATCTCTTCTTGCTTTGGCTTGGCGAGGGACTTGGGTGCGGCGTCCGCGGCCGC
This window contains:
- the LOC123127859 gene encoding vacuolar iron transporter homolog 2-like; translation: MAPADLSSHVPAAADAAPKSLAKPKQEEISPAAADVEAGGGSPGGDGVNYAARAQWLRAAVLGANDGLVSVASLMIGVGAVNESRRAMLVSGVAGLVSGACSMAIGEYVSVYAQYDIEVAQIKRTRRGQDGDGGSGDRSNLPSPTLAAGASALAFAAGGALPLLSGGFVRAWAGRVAAVCTASSVGLAGFGVLGAYLGGASAVRSGARVLVGGWLAMATTFGALKLFGVHAA